From Plasmodium malariae genome assembly, chromosome: 8:
attttaataatataatgataatgtaTAGCAGTTTTCCTAGGAAAATTACTCTTGTAAAaactaaattataaaagaaaaaaagaaattgtaGATCTaaggtgtatatataatgaacattttttagttatttttctatttttatttcttttgttaCCTTTtcttactattttattacataatttatataaagcttaatttattttatttatatatataattcaatttttctataatatacttttttaattttttaagccttatacattaataatatCCTAATTTTACAGTATATATTTCctatgataatatatatttcaaagttcatctattttgaattttattgtaaaataattgtaatactttttttttctctcatCCACAGATAGATTAATGGGATCATTGATTTGattaaattattctattcatttataatagcgctgatatatattattccctACAATATtatgctttttcttttaatttttcttcaataaatttaataatacattatatatatattgaccAAATATGTTtccttatatattcatattttgactatatataatatattttttagaaacaatatatatataatataaaattacaaaaatgatacaatatttttaatcatttttattttatataactttttgtttatcatcattttatatataataaaaaataaaaactttattAATTACAGATAATTAAATTCAGTAGATATTTCTATAATGTTATGTTTAGGAATACCATTTTTATCAATGAAAATGCTGAAATCACTTTTTTCTGTGATGTcttataaaattgttattattatcatgattttttttatttttgcataacatttttctttaatataaaaatataaagaatattatgTAGATGTAGCTTTTATTTATAGAATTgttcataataaatattacacaaatcatatttattatttttaccatGTAAATTTATGTTATGTAAATTAAGAGCTAATGAAAAActtatatttgcatattcatataaaaagttatttcatttaatttaatagaaTATGCTATTTCCAaaattagaatatattttagaatttataatatatataatcatttattttattgtatattatttattgtacTACTGGTCCATTATATATGTTCTCTATTATAGGGTGCACATTCCTCTTATCataataacaattatttACAATGTACTATTACAAAGAATTAACTATTCCTTTTATAGATTTTGCTACTTTAAGTTGTGTGTTTCCACTATACTactatatgtaaaaaatatttaattttaataaactccaaaaattcaaatattttaattcatttttaattgcaTTTTAACTAatgatacataaaataaaagaacgaAAAGCATGGAAATTTCCAATTTAacactcctttttttttattaattttaattctctatatattttatttaataactttttttacaatgataatatatcaatattgtattcttatttacagtaaattataatatcaattgctatatcataattttctgTCTACTGATATAGACGTtctaatttatgtattttttttcgtttttttttctttcttttctaatagaagaatatatgaacaaatattcttgttaaaattattattcttaatgtaaacttaatatatacttttcgTAAAAGATTATTCATGCGGCATGAATGCTACATTTAGTTGTTTTCTACCTAAATTTGATTTTCTTTGTTCATTTGTGTATTCTGTTAATTCCAGTATATCCATTTCATCCAAATTACGTCTAAttgattttttctttaatactTTAGTATGTATCCATAATACAATTGGAGTAAACTATTATTCAGAAGATATATACAAgatcattatataataattattttatatttattttttatttgtttatctattaaacaaatataaatgcaagtaaattaagatatttaattttataaataatgttaataattacTTTATATAGTACGAAGCCAATGAAGAAAATGCCAATAAAGGGTAGAACAAAGAACAGAAAAATTTGAGATGAACTAAAGGCAGATACATTAATTACATATTCTGGGTCAAGAATAGTAGTGTTATAATGACTTGTACCTAGGTTTTCTGCGGGCACTTGCTTTATTTCACAGTTCAAATGAGATaactttttttcaaaacaaCTAGGAACATGCTTTTTAAGTTCTTTACAATATGATTCAGCATTTCCTTGTGTacattcataaattttttcatattcacCAGTAGCTTTAACAAgatattcattaaatttacTATCACATGCTTTCTTATTTAGTTCCAAAGTATTTTTAATCTCCTCGTGATCTTTACAATAATCATGCAcaatcttcattttttcaaaatctttcgtattaatatttttaaaaaaatcacATTTGCATTTACCAGGTTCACGAATAATATTTGAAACATCCTGTAGTATTCCAATAACTACAGAAAATGAATTTTCCcctaatttatttaataataatttatttcctAACCAATAGTACAAATTATGACATTGTTCATTACATTTCTTGCCTTCTAAAGTAAAAGCTACATGACATAAAGCATTCATAAGCTTATCTGCAacatttctaattttttcataactATTTAATTTAGATCTTGTTTCTGAAAATTCTCTCTTCTCATCAAACCATGAGCAGTAATCGACATTTGACTCAAAATTTGTTCTATAATATCTGTTCGATGGTACTGATTGTATAAAACTTTCctaagatataataaaaaaaaaaagaatttttatgtaattagaAAAAACTTATATCTCAGaatacttttattaatatagttcataagaaaaagtatattCGATTAACTATGTATAAATCACAATTTAAGTTGTGAACCTGCAATACACCGGACATTCTCAAATATGTCTTCAGTTTTGGATATTCAAAATagggaaataaaaaacattgtaaaagtatatatatttatatattatataaataaatacataatatattcataattttcatagatttttttaaaaaatttaaaaatatgaaaatatattatttactagGAAATgttctttaaattttataatatatatattataataatataactattcttatgaaaatgtaacataaaaatatttgacaTAACAGCAACAATAGATAaggttatataataaaagaaaagaaattataatattttataattttctcacatattaaaaagataGAAATTATAACTACATATCATAATTTTAACGTTTCGtctaatatacatatacataaaatatttcataaaaaaatgaatacaattttatcatttagcatacttaaaaatatattattgattaaaatgttttttcattattattgtaaaaaattattatctaaCTTATGCAACTActatttacacatatatatagctCCATTGTCATGATAAAACTCTCTTTTAGTTTAATCACTTATGAtattaatgtaaattttaaaattaggtAAATATGATTTGAATgcagaatttttttatattatgcaaaaaaatttacatatttaaatactATTAGAACACTTAATATCAATAATTTCAGTATATTAACATTgaatattaacataaaattCTTAATGTTCAATTAACTCTATATATAAAGGCTTACTGCtcttatatattctatataccTTAAATATCTCTCTATATTACGTTATCAGAATATgacattttaataattagaaaaattaaattgttaaatttattttcacaaaattttaattaaaaatattaatatatatacaatcatattattacttttattaacggttattcattaatatttttataaaactaccagaaataatagaaattatgttattataattatatttatcagttgatgaatataatatcctgttatataaaatttattttttaaagatatatttatttagattacactaaatttttaattattatgttacatttaaaaataatgatataaatgtatataacatataatgaCGATAAAGCAAGTTTTGCATAGTTCTTGTGTCTCAAAAGAAAGCTTATAACGcaaaaaattctttaaatatattagtaataaaaaaatatatttcatttattatctacttttattataaaaagtttattacaattttttgacattattaaattaatggaattataaatatatttattaaattgttCTTTGTGTTTTATATCGTATTACAAACAAAAGAAAACTTCATTATCTTTGATTATCACAATTATTgcaatgaatatattatatttggaaaatattaatatattaatatattaatttttattagttttatattttgtaattttatttttttatgtatacaatAGAATcagtaaatattattttcatatattttcattaaaattattacttattCCCAatggtaatatttttaaataaatcattATAGATCCAATTTATTATGGTGTATCTCTATGATACTTTTCATAACATATCTAATTATATactattcatttattcaaacagttatatatgtatacagaTTACTCTTAgctgttataattttaattatgatatttattattattaatccatttttataaaaaagagtaaattactcttacataaatatttgcaTTCTTAAGATTTCTCacattgtaaaaaatttattttcttttataaaattaatgattaGCAGATAACCATATTTTGGGcataattacaataataggaataaaaaaattttaaacttAATATCATGTctgtaaaatatttcatttataaatcTGTTATTTAATAGgagctttattttattaaatgctccttttttttattttttttattttgcttatcTTAAGTGCCTCATACTCTCTGATTCGTTCATTATTAAATGTAAgcttattcttatatataaatttttccttattatttaaatttttgcaTTATACATGATATAATTTCTGAATTTactgaaaaaatattcaaatttttttatttacaataaaaatatgattaaaaCCTTGTTACATTCattatctataaaaaaattgtagctcatataataaaatatgtaataaaatgtatagaaaaaaagtttgcaatattttaattatacataattttttgttataatatgtaaaaaaaacaaaaaaaataaaataataaaataatttaaataaagctaatatatatactcttaaaatatttaaaatatttatttaatattgagagaatataaattctttttattaatcttttttcataaaaaaaaaaacatattaagtggattatataatttatgacaaaattaaaaattatttaatcagctataaatacttttaatttatgcaaataaaagtataacatgaaaaaaatatatactaataaataCTCAGAAACTAACtagtaatttttacaatgttgaaaaataataacttcaattttatacatatttttagaGAAGTTTCCTTTCATAGcgaaattaaattaattatgatattaaaCATTACACAAAAGGAATATGAAGAATACGATGAttcgtttattttataaaatgtatattgctatacatttataaaaaaatacttattattttactattattaactattatatattaataaaattaaatttatagttataaaaaattttattaatttatatatatttttaaaagtactATACAAGTGAGCTAcacatttttgtataatgattttacaatattataaCTTGTATCTACATCCGATTGAtagttatttaatgaaaaatttttaaatttataaataccataattttttttctttaaaaagctaaatatacatatatttagataaataataatatatcttaaaataatagtaatattaataaaaacaaaggTAAGAATAAAGTTAGTATAAAACTATTTTAGATAATTCTATAATTTCACAAATATTAATAGGATTCAAGTTTTACAAAAGTAATAGAACGTCCAAAtttagaatataaataaggaggatagaaaaacatttttgaatataaaagatttgttaatttttcaatagaaaaatttagaaaaaaggcatatattattttataataatacattatataatagacattcttaagaaaaaatgtgaaaaaatagtacctttatataatataaaaatttcttattacaaaaaaattattttatattatattgtattaacAGTTTTTAGATAATTATATAGCggttaataattaaaaattaatttaagcaaatatataatactactagtagtaaaaaaaaaatatgttgcAATAAAATTCTCcagatatatatagtattttcCTAgggtaatatattttaataatatataataatactttaaattattaaaaaattaaatgtgtACTATTTATAAGATtactaattaaatatgttttcattATCCCCATATAGttttatatacgtatacttTTCTTATTTCTCCTAAGTCCTAAGTATTCTTTTacaagtaaaattatatgcttGTGTTATTTCATTTACACCACATTAACTTTTAAAGCGTTTGTATGATAgctaaaacatatattaattttatattatcatttccctttaaatataaaagaatgaCATTTCGTAATTGATATttaatcataatatatattaccaaAGCAGTTACttgcaaaataatatacatta
This genomic window contains:
- the PmUG01_08013200 gene encoding PIR protein; its protein translation is MSGVLQESFIQSVPSNRYYRTNFESNVDYCSWFDEKREFSETRSKLNSYEKIRNVADKLMNALCHVAFTLEGKKCNEQCHNLYYWLGNKLLLNKLGENSFSVVIGILQDVSNIIREPGKCKCDFFKNINTKDFEKMKIVHDYCKDHEEIKNTLELNKKACDSKFNEYLVKATGEYEKIYECTQGNAESYCKELKKHVPSCFEKKLSHLNCEIKQVPAENLGTSHYNTTILDPEYVINVSAFSSSQIFLFFVLPFIGIFFIGFVLYKFTPIVLWIHTKVLKKKSIRRNLDEMDILELTEYTNEQRKSNLGRKQLNVAFMPHE